Proteins found in one Canis aureus isolate CA01 chromosome 19, VMU_Caureus_v.1.0, whole genome shotgun sequence genomic segment:
- the LOC144289364 gene encoding olfactory receptor 7D4-like, which produces MGAGNQTEVSVFLLLGLSEDPELQPLLFGLFLSMFLVTVLGNLLIILAILSDSHLHTPMYFFLSNLSFVDICFISTTVPKMLLNIQVHSKDISYIGCITQVYFFMIFAGMDDFLLTVMAYDRFVAICHPLHYTIIMNPRLCVLLVLICWLTIFWVSLIHILMVGQLTFCTGTELPHFFCELAQILKVACSDTLINNICLYVATALLCVFPLTGILFSYSQIVSSLMRMSSTEGKYKAFSTCGSHLSVVSLFYGTSLGVYLTSAVTHSSQRSSVASVMYTVVTPMLNPFIYSLRNKDVKGALRRLLNRAASCP; this is translated from the coding sequence ATGGGAGCAGGAAACCAGACAGAAGTATCAGTATTCCTCCTTCTGGGCCTCTCAGAAGATCCAGAACTGCAGCCTCTCCTCTTTGGCTTGTTCCTGTCCATGTTCCTGGTGACTGTACTGGGAAATCTGCTCATCATCCTGGCTATCCTTTCTGATtcccacctccacacccccatgtacttcttcctctccaaCCTGTCTTTTGTTGACATCTGTTTCATCTCCACCACTGTCCCgaagatgctgctaaacatccagGTACACAGCAAAGACATTTCCTATATAGGATGCATCACTCAGGtgtatttctttatgatttttgctGGAATGGATGATTTCCTCTTGActgtgatggcctatgaccgGTTTGTGGCCATCTGCCACCCTCTGCACTATACCATCATCATGAACCCACGACTCTGTGTCCTCCTGGTTCTGATTTGTTGGCTCACCATTTTCTGGGTCTCCCTGATTCATATTCTAATGGTAGGGCAGCTGACCTTCTGTACAGGCACTGaacttccacatttcttctgtgAACTGGCTCAGATTCTCAAGGTGGCCTGCTCTGACACCCTCATCAATAACATCTGCTTGTATGTTGCCACTGCTCTGCTGTGTGTTTTTCCTCTCACTGGGATTCTTTTCTCTTACTCTCAGATCGTCTCCTCCTTAATGAGGATGTCTTCCACTGAGGGCAAGTATAAAGCATTTTCCACTTGTGGGTCTCACCTTTCTGTGGTCTCCTTGTTCTATGGTACAAGCCTGGGGGTCTATCTCACTTCTGCTGTGACCCATTCTTCCCAGAGAAGCTCAGTTGCATCAGTGATGTACACTGTGGTCACCCCCATGCTGAACCCCTTTATCTACAGCCTGAGGAACAAGGATGTGAAGGGCGCCCTGCGAAGGCTCCTCAACAGAGCAGCCTCATGTCCATGA